From Methylomonas sp. EFPC3, a single genomic window includes:
- a CDS encoding sugar MFS transporter, whose amino-acid sequence MTDQQNNYSGALAVLTSLFFIWGFLTSLNDILIPHLKAVFTLNYTQAMLVQFCFFAAYFVMSVPCGYLVDRVGYKPGIIVGLTVAGGGCLLFYPAAALHAYPLFLTAFFVLASGITLLQVAANPYVTVLGNPDTASSRLTLTQAFNSLGTTIGPYFGSLLILATAVKTSAELASLNAEQLSVYQAAEAAAVQQPYLWLAAVLFGLAAVFAFLKLPAVTATAAAASAGAMAEPEAAASAWQFPLLVLGALAIFVYVGGEVAIGSFLVNFLGQPDIAGLTEPEAGKLVSFYWGGAMVGRFIGAVAMRKVHPGKALIFNALCAAGLVGLAMFADGRVATVAILAVGLCNSIMFPTIFSLALTGLGSHTGQGSGILCSAIVGGALIPLLQGLFADRLGIQYAFFVPLLCYLYIAYYGKRCARQLRFKTD is encoded by the coding sequence ATGACCGATCAGCAAAACAACTATAGCGGCGCTTTGGCGGTACTGACCTCGCTGTTCTTTATCTGGGGATTTCTGACCAGCCTGAACGACATTCTGATTCCGCATTTGAAAGCCGTCTTCACGCTGAATTACACCCAGGCCATGCTGGTGCAGTTTTGCTTCTTCGCGGCTTATTTCGTGATGTCGGTGCCGTGCGGTTATCTGGTGGACAGAGTCGGTTACAAGCCCGGCATCATCGTCGGCCTGACGGTGGCCGGCGGCGGTTGTCTGCTGTTTTATCCGGCGGCCGCTTTGCATGCCTATCCTTTGTTTTTGACCGCGTTTTTTGTGTTGGCCTCCGGCATTACCTTGCTGCAGGTTGCCGCCAATCCCTACGTCACGGTGTTGGGCAATCCGGACACGGCGTCGAGCCGGCTGACCTTGACCCAGGCCTTCAATTCCTTGGGCACCACCATTGGGCCCTATTTCGGCTCCCTGCTGATTCTGGCGACGGCGGTGAAAACCTCCGCCGAGCTGGCATCATTGAACGCCGAACAATTGTCGGTGTACCAGGCGGCGGAAGCGGCGGCGGTGCAACAACCGTATTTGTGGCTGGCGGCGGTGTTGTTCGGTTTGGCGGCGGTGTTTGCCTTTCTGAAATTACCCGCCGTAACCGCAACGGCGGCTGCCGCATCAGCAGGGGCTATGGCTGAGCCGGAGGCCGCAGCCAGTGCCTGGCAGTTTCCGTTGCTGGTGTTGGGCGCGCTGGCGATTTTTGTCTACGTCGGCGGCGAAGTCGCCATCGGCAGCTTTCTGGTCAATTTTCTGGGGCAGCCTGATATTGCCGGCCTGACCGAACCAGAAGCCGGCAAACTGGTGTCGTTCTATTGGGGCGGGGCGATGGTGGGCCGCTTTATCGGCGCGGTGGCGATGCGCAAGGTTCATCCGGGCAAGGCTTTGATCTTCAACGCTTTGTGCGCGGCGGGATTGGTCGGTCTGGCGATGTTTGCCGACGGTCGCGTTGCGACGGTTGCCATTCTGGCGGTCGGTTTATGCAATTCGATCATGTTTCCGACCATTTTTTCCCTGGCCTTGACCGGCCTGGGGTCTCACACCGGCCAGGGTTCCGGTATCCTGTGCTCGGCCATCGTCGGCGGCGCGCTGATTCCGCTGCTGCAGGGCTTGTTTGCCGACCGCCTCGGCATCCAGTACGCGTTTTTCGTACCTTTGCTTTGCTATCTGTACATCGCCTATTACGGCAAGCGCTGCGCCCGCCAATTACGGTTCAAAACCGACTGA
- a CDS encoding catalase family protein, whose protein sequence is MAEKPLAQEIIPPAETQVIENLSARLKAKIVNDYPAGIMRRDAHPKMHGLVKAEFTVNADLADELRVGLFKEPKTYQAWVRFSNASGSIRPDRDRDIRGMAIKLMGVPGDKVLEAERHEQTHDLLLISANQFVARDVAEFDALAAALSGSFFAKLRFFLCHWRVAWILLRTMRRHANPLQITYFSTTPYLFGALAVKYAAIPQLVAVAERPAKPSADFLREAMVKQLQAGDALFDFAVQVQTDAEAMPIEDPGIEWPESVSPFRKVATLRIFRQGFDTEAQNAFGEQLSFTPWHALPEHRPLGGINRARKVVYDTISAFRHQANNVPRTEPSGWDI, encoded by the coding sequence ATGGCCGAAAAACCTTTAGCGCAAGAAATTATCCCTCCAGCGGAAACCCAGGTCATCGAAAACCTTTCCGCGCGGCTCAAAGCCAAAATCGTAAATGACTATCCAGCCGGCATCATGCGCCGTGATGCTCACCCCAAGATGCATGGTTTGGTCAAAGCCGAGTTTACCGTCAACGCCGATTTGGCTGACGAATTGCGGGTTGGTTTGTTCAAAGAGCCCAAAACCTATCAGGCTTGGGTCCGGTTTTCCAACGCCAGCGGCTCGATCAGACCGGACCGGGACCGTGACATTCGCGGCATGGCGATCAAATTGATGGGAGTGCCGGGCGATAAAGTGCTGGAGGCCGAACGGCACGAACAGACCCACGATTTGCTTTTGATTAGCGCCAATCAGTTTGTCGCCAGGGACGTTGCCGAATTTGACGCCTTGGCCGCAGCGCTGAGCGGCAGTTTCTTCGCCAAGTTGCGGTTTTTTCTTTGCCATTGGCGAGTGGCCTGGATTTTACTCAGAACGATGCGCAGGCACGCCAACCCGTTGCAGATTACCTACTTCAGCACCACACCCTATCTGTTTGGGGCGTTGGCGGTCAAATACGCGGCAATCCCGCAACTCGTTGCTGTCGCCGAACGTCCGGCCAAACCCTCGGCCGATTTTTTGCGCGAGGCCATGGTCAAGCAATTGCAGGCCGGCGATGCGCTATTCGACTTCGCAGTACAAGTTCAAACCGACGCGGAGGCGATGCCGATCGAAGACCCTGGAATCGAATGGCCGGAGTCGGTTTCGCCATTCCGTAAGGTGGCGACGCTCAGGATATTTCGGCAGGGGTTTGATACCGAAGCGCAGAATGCGTTTGGCGAGCAGTTGTCTTTTACGCCTTGGCATGCATTACCCGAACACCGGCCTCTAGGCGGCATCAACCGGGCCCGGAAAGTTGTTTACGATACGATTTCGGCATTCCGTCACCAGGCCAACAACGTGCCGCGGACTGAGCCGAGTGGCTGGGATATTTAG
- a CDS encoding carbon-nitrogen hydrolase family protein: MPKIASAQYDIGFLETWENFEAKARRWVQEAADNRADILLFPEYACMELASLFPPEIYQSLSGQLEALQSLLPQYLDLFKSLAAQHRVYIQAGTYPVKHDNGEFRNHAYFFTPQGDVDFQEKLTMTRFENEQWHISRGLEIKVFDTVFGKVAINICYDSEFPHYARQQTERGATLILVPSCTDTEAGYYRVRIGCQARALENQCYVVQASLVGNADWSEAVDVNCGAAAIYTPVDRGFPNNGILAIGEYNKVQWVYADLDLAAVETVRNVGQVFNYRDWPKQFDCS, encoded by the coding sequence ATGCCTAAAATCGCCAGCGCCCAATACGATATCGGCTTCCTGGAAACCTGGGAAAACTTCGAAGCCAAGGCCCGCCGCTGGGTCCAGGAAGCCGCCGATAACCGGGCCGACATTCTGCTGTTCCCGGAATACGCCTGCATGGAATTGGCCTCGCTGTTCCCGCCGGAAATCTACCAATCGTTGTCCGGTCAGTTGGAAGCCCTGCAAAGCCTGTTGCCGCAGTACCTGGACTTGTTCAAATCCCTCGCTGCGCAACACCGGGTTTACATCCAGGCCGGCACTTATCCGGTCAAACACGACAACGGCGAATTCCGCAACCACGCCTATTTCTTCACCCCGCAAGGCGACGTCGATTTTCAGGAAAAACTGACGATGACCCGCTTCGAAAACGAGCAATGGCATATTTCCCGCGGCCTGGAAATTAAGGTATTCGACACCGTATTCGGCAAGGTGGCAATCAACATCTGCTACGACAGCGAATTCCCCCACTACGCTCGCCAGCAAACCGAACGCGGCGCCACTTTGATTCTGGTGCCGAGCTGCACCGATACCGAGGCCGGCTATTACCGGGTCCGGATCGGCTGCCAGGCCCGCGCCCTGGAAAATCAATGTTACGTGGTGCAGGCCTCGCTGGTCGGCAATGCGGACTGGTCGGAAGCCGTGGACGTCAACTGCGGCGCGGCGGCGATCTACACGCCGGTCGATCGCGGCTTCCCGAACAACGGCATTTTGGCAATCGGCGAATACAACAAAGTGCAATGGGTCTACGCCGACCTGGACTTGGCCGCGGTGGAAACCGTGCGCAATGTGGGACAGGTATTCAATTACCGCGACTGGCCGAAACAGTTCGATTGCAGCTAA
- a CDS encoding GNAT family N-acetyltransferase, whose amino-acid sequence MSKDIRIQRLSGEALVQYIPELARLRIEVFRDFPYLYDGDYEYEKKYLQTYINCPDSVIVLAFDDDKIIGASTAIPLKYETDEVKKPFVEHGYNPDEVFYCGESVLNKAYRGLGIGVKFFEQREAHAADLGGFKHITFCCVERPIDHPRRPADYVPLDAFWNKRSYFKHPELKTTYSWKDLDDSAETPKPMTFWLKEEGNA is encoded by the coding sequence ATGAGCAAAGATATCCGCATCCAGCGCCTCAGCGGCGAAGCCTTGGTTCAATACATCCCGGAATTGGCGCGCCTGCGCATCGAAGTGTTCCGCGATTTTCCTTACCTGTACGACGGCGACTACGAGTACGAGAAAAAGTACCTGCAAACCTACATCAACTGCCCGGACAGCGTAATCGTGCTGGCTTTCGACGACGACAAGATCATCGGTGCCTCGACTGCCATCCCGCTGAAATATGAAACCGACGAGGTCAAAAAGCCGTTCGTCGAACACGGTTACAACCCGGACGAGGTGTTTTATTGCGGCGAATCGGTGTTGAACAAAGCCTATCGCGGCTTGGGCATCGGTGTGAAGTTCTTCGAACAGCGCGAAGCCCACGCCGCAGACCTGGGCGGCTTCAAACACATCACCTTCTGCTGCGTCGAACGCCCAATCGACCATCCGCGCCGGCCGGCCGACTACGTGCCGCTGGATGCATTCTGGAATAAACGCAGTTATTTCAAGCATCCGGAACTGAAGACCACTTATTCCTGGAAGGATCTGGACGATAGCGCGGAAACGCCCAAGCCGATGACGTTCTGGTTGAAGGAGGAAGGCAATGCCTAA